The window TGCGCCCTCCCCCAGCGCCCAGGCCACGCCCAGCCACAACACCAGCACCACCGGCAAGACCACCAGTACGCGCTGCCACCATGGGCTGGCGAGCACGCCCTGCTTCAACAGAAAACGAGAAAGAACCGACACGGCGGGAACCTGAAAGAATGGGACATGAGATAGACACAAGGCCAACATGGCCGCCCCGTCATCTGGCGCAAGCGGCGCAGCGCCTGGCTGACACCACAGGCTTACGCAACCCTGTTGCAGAAACGGGGAAAGTGGGCATTATAATGCAACGCTGTTGCAGAATGTAACAAGACTGATTTTTTGTCGCGAGCGGGTTCACAATGCCGCTGAGATATCTTCCCCTTTCCGTCATCAACAAGCATAAGAAAGCCGACCATGCCCCGTATGTCCGCCCTGCCCCTGCTGCTTCTGTCCCTGGCCAGCCTGCCCGCCCTGGCTGCCGATGACGCCCATGACCACCATGGCAACCATCCGGCCCATGTCCACGGCGTGGGCAAGCTGGACGTGGCGCTGGAAGGCAATACCCTGACCCTGCATCTGGACACGCCGCTGGTCAATGTGGTCGGTTTCGAGCATGCCGCCAGCAGCAGCAAGGACAAGGACACCGTGCGCGCCGCCGCCCGTACGCTGCGTGAAGTCAACCGCATCTTTGCCACCGACGCCGCCGCCCAGTGCAAGTCGGCCGAGATCCAGCTGGAATCGGCCGCGCTGTCGCCCGCCCTGCTGGGCGAAAAAGCCGCCGCCAGCGCGCAGGACGCCCCCAAGGACGGCCATGCCGACCTCGACGGCGACTTCACCCTGGTCTGCGCCAGCCCTGGCGCGCTGACGACGCTGGACCTCAACGGCCTGTTCAGCGCCTTCCCCGGCTTCCAGCGCATCGATGTGCAACTGGCCACCCCCAAGAAGCAAGGCGCGCTGCAGCTCACACCCGGCAATGCGCTCATCCCCCTGAACTGACCATGCCTGCTGTCTTGCTGACCTGCTCCCCGTAAGGCCAGCGACAGCCAGCCACGCTAACATCGGTGGTCCGCAGCTCTCACGCCACCTCGCCTGCCGTCATGACTTCGACGCTCTTTTCGCCTCCTCCGGCCGCCATTGATCTGCGCGACCTGCAGTTCACCTGGGCTGGCCAGCCCCACCCTGCCCTGGCGCTGACCAGCCTGCGCATCGCCGCTGGCGAACACGTCTTCATCAGCGGCCCCAGCGGCAGCGGAAAAAGCACGCTGCTAGCCGCCATCGGCGGCATCATCCTGCCCCAGCACGGCAGCGTCGAGGTACTCGGCAAGCGCCTGCACACCTTGCCCGCGCCGCAACGCGACCGCTTCCGGGTGGACCATCTCGGTTTCATCTTCCAGCAGTTCAACCTGTTGCCCTACCTCTCCATCCTCGACAACGTCTTGCTGCCCTGCCAGTTCTCGGCCTATCGCAAGCAGCGCGCGCTACAGCAAGGCGCGAACCTCACCGCCGCCGCCCAGGCCCTGCTGGCGGCGCTGGATCTGGCGCCAAGCCTGTGGCAACGCCCGGTCACCCAGCTCTCCATCGGCCAGCAGCAACGGGTGGCGGCAGCGCGGGCCTTGATCGGACGACCTGAGATCATCGTGGCCGACGAGCCGACTTCGGCGCTCGACAGCGACCGCCAGCAAGCCTTCCTGGAGTTGCTGCGACGGGAATGCGCGCAGAGCGGTGCGGCGCTGGTCTTCGTCAGCCACGACCTGCGCCTGGCGCAAGGCTTCGACCGCCTGGTGGCGCTGGAACAGGTCAATGACGCCGCCCGCCACGCCGGGGAGGCGGCATGAAGATCCTGCTGCGCCTGGCCATGCGAAGCGCCTGGAACCGCCGGTTCACCCTGGGCCTGATGCTGGTCGCCATCGCCCTGTCCACCACCATGCTGCTGGGTATCGAAAGGGTGCGCCATGAGGTGCGCGCCGGCTTTTCGCAATCGGTCTCCGGTACCGATCTGGTGGTGGGGGCGCGCACCAGTCCCATCCAGTTGATGCTCTACGCCATCTTCCGCATCGGCGGCGCCACCAACAACATAGGCTGGGACAGCGCCCAGGCGCTGGCGCGCAACCCCGCCGTGGCCTGGACCATCCCGATCTCGCTGGGCGACTCGCACCGGGGCTTTTCGGTGCTGGCCACCAATGGCGACTACTTCACCCACTTCCGCTACGGCAGCAACCAGCCACTGCGCCTGACCCAGGGCCATCCCATGGCTGGCGTCTTCGACGCCGTGCTGGGCGCCGACGTGGCCGCCAAGCTGCACTACCACCTGGGCGACATCATCATCCTCTCGCATGGCATGGGCGGGATGGGCCTGACCCAGCATGCCGACAAGCCTTTCCGGGTGGTCGGCATCCTGGCGCGCACCGGCACGCCCGTGGATCGCACGGTGCACATCGGGCTGGACGGCATGCAGGCCATCCACCTCGACTGGGAAGGTGGAGCCCCCTTGCCGGGCGTGCATATCCCGGCCGAATTCGTGAAGAAGTTCAACCTCACGCCCACCAGCATCACCGCTGTGCTGGTGGGCCTGAAGAGCCGCGCGCGGGTGTTCGCCCTGCAGCGCGAAATCGCCAGCGGCCAGGGCTACAAGGAACCGCTGATGGCCGTGCTGCCGGGCGTGGCGCTGGACCAGCTATGGGACGTGGTGGGCATCGGCGAGAACGCGCTGCTGGTGGTGTCGGGCATGGTGGTGGTAGTCGGCCTGGCAGGACTGGTGGCCGCCATCCTGGCCAGCCTGGGCGAGCGGCGGCGCGAACTGGCGATCCTGCGCTCGGTGGGCGCGCGTCCGCTGGATGTGCTGCTGCTGCTCTGTATCGAAGGCCTGGGCGTGATGCTGGCCGGCGTGGCCAGCGGCTTGCTCCTGCTCAGCCTGCTGGTGTGGACGCTGGGGCCGCTGCTGGCCGAGCAGTTCGGCATCGCCCTGCAGCCTGCCTGGCCCGCCGCTGGCGAATTACAATTGCTGCTCTGGACCGTGCTGGCCGGGCTGGTGGCCAGCCTGCTGCCGGCGTTGCGGGCCTACCGCCTGAGCCTGTCGGATGGGCTGACCCCGAGAATTTGACGTGGATGTAACGCTATGAAGACTCTTTACTGGATGGGCGGCATCGTCGCCGCCGGCCTGCTGGTAGGCAGCGGTGTGCGCCTGCTGGCCCATTCCGACGCCCAGGCCGCACCGGCCGCCGCCGCGCCGGCTCCGCACGCCGCAGCCCCCGGCGCACCGCTGGCCGGCGCGGTCCCGGCGGTCACCGCGCGCGCCGACGCCGGCAGCACCGTGCCGGGCGTGGCGGCGGCCACCAATGGCCAGTACCAGGTGGGCGACCAGCTCAAGCAAAGCCCGGCAGTGACGGACAAGCCCTACCAGGCCTCCGGCAAGATGGTCAACGGCTACCAGGAAATCGCCTGGGAAGCGCTGATCCCCAAAGACTGGGACCCGATGGCGCCCTTCAAGGGACTCAAGCTGGACCAGTTGACCGACGAAGATCCCCGCGCCGACGCCGCCTTGTGGAAGGCCAAGAAATACTGGAAGGATGCGCCGGTAGACGCCAGCATGGAAGGCAAGCCGGTGCGCCTGCCGGGCTTCGTCGTCTCGCTGGACCGTGAGGGCGAGGCGCTCAAGGAATTCCTGCTGGTGCCCTATTTCGGCGCCTGCATCCACGTACCACCGCCACCGGCCAACCAGATCATCCACGTGCGCAGCGCCAAGGCCGTCAAGAACGTGCGCACCATGGATGCGGTGTGGATCAGCGGGGTGTTGAAGGTGGAGCGCTCCGACTCTTCCATGGGGGCTTCCAGCTACAGCATGAAGG is drawn from Herbaspirillum seropedicae and contains these coding sequences:
- a CDS encoding ABC transporter ATP-binding protein; the protein is MTSTLFSPPPAAIDLRDLQFTWAGQPHPALALTSLRIAAGEHVFISGPSGSGKSTLLAAIGGIILPQHGSVEVLGKRLHTLPAPQRDRFRVDHLGFIFQQFNLLPYLSILDNVLLPCQFSAYRKQRALQQGANLTAAAQALLAALDLAPSLWQRPVTQLSIGQQQRVAAARALIGRPEIIVADEPTSALDSDRQQAFLELLRRECAQSGAALVFVSHDLRLAQGFDRLVALEQVNDAARHAGEAA
- a CDS encoding ABC transporter permease; this translates as MKILLRLAMRSAWNRRFTLGLMLVAIALSTTMLLGIERVRHEVRAGFSQSVSGTDLVVGARTSPIQLMLYAIFRIGGATNNIGWDSAQALARNPAVAWTIPISLGDSHRGFSVLATNGDYFTHFRYGSNQPLRLTQGHPMAGVFDAVLGADVAAKLHYHLGDIIILSHGMGGMGLTQHADKPFRVVGILARTGTPVDRTVHIGLDGMQAIHLDWEGGAPLPGVHIPAEFVKKFNLTPTSITAVLVGLKSRARVFALQREIASGQGYKEPLMAVLPGVALDQLWDVVGIGENALLVVSGMVVVVGLAGLVAAILASLGERRRELAILRSVGARPLDVLLLLCIEGLGVMLAGVASGLLLLSLLVWTLGPLLAEQFGIALQPAWPAAGELQLLLWTVLAGLVASLLPALRAYRLSLSDGLTPRI
- a CDS encoding DUF3299 domain-containing protein — encoded protein: MKTLYWMGGIVAAGLLVGSGVRLLAHSDAQAAPAAAAPAPHAAAPGAPLAGAVPAVTARADAGSTVPGVAAATNGQYQVGDQLKQSPAVTDKPYQASGKMVNGYQEIAWEALIPKDWDPMAPFKGLKLDQLTDEDPRADAALWKAKKYWKDAPVDASMEGKPVRLPGFVVSLDREGEALKEFLLVPYFGACIHVPPPPANQIIHVRSAKAVKNVRTMDAVWISGVLKVERSDSSMGASSYSMKAVSVEPYTAPDNG
- a CDS encoding DUF2796 domain-containing protein, translating into MPRMSALPLLLLSLASLPALAADDAHDHHGNHPAHVHGVGKLDVALEGNTLTLHLDTPLVNVVGFEHAASSSKDKDTVRAAARTLREVNRIFATDAAAQCKSAEIQLESAALSPALLGEKAAASAQDAPKDGHADLDGDFTLVCASPGALTTLDLNGLFSAFPGFQRIDVQLATPKKQGALQLTPGNALIPLN